A single candidate division SR1 bacterium Aalborg_AAW-1 DNA region contains:
- a CDS encoding Tetratricopeptide repeat protein — protein MIKNQTKYFMSLGVLLLRGGYVLSFFSGVNFQKQYSDPQEIQQTQMLYGWTNTVKQWIGKRNQSSSSEQLTQETITQAIQNTLGSGETYNNASTSISFDDIIASITTDSIMNSGTSTKELEDQYKVNKDSTIAIALITQLSKESNFTRAYEIFEELDSTTIKSINPHLTMRILFNSKLVDKQTQDLNLISNMINELSVNNLLSSKDAQRYKAIIMILQGDKEAFINNLPEYTDNEQSDLAPLVKDIRQKINQSTQGHDIPSYYSDGLIALGMFQYGYPFVAQQLSLELLVEYPNYILPKQILAYSYMILHDWSKAQSYFLQLIETDPKNVSTYQFFAGVCSYRLGKYTDAVLYLNQITQDKLVSDAVRYKILSYIAIKDWLNVAKQMKALLGYTDINNSDMMLTWETIVFEPFMSDQPYEILLQDTTLLSLYIERCQNQGLDQTICNIGQIAKDISSNTANYSDTYLKGIISEFPRSYMYYILGDYYYKQGDTSNAQKSYISAISLTNNQTIREKISNRIKTLL, from the coding sequence ATGATAAAAAACCAAACGAAATATTTTATGAGTTTATGAGTACTCTTATTACGAGGCTGATATGTACTTAGTTTTTTTAGCTGAGTAAATTTTCAAAAACAATATTCTGACCCGCAAGAAATACAACAAACACAGATGTTGTATGGTTGGACAAACACAGTAAAACAATGGATATGAAAACGCAATCAATCATCCTCTTCTGAACAACTCACACAAGAAACTATCACACAAGCTATTCAAAATACACTTGGTAGTGGTGAAACGTACAATAATGCGTCTACTAGCATCTCTTTTGATGATATCATAGCAAGCATTACTACAGATTCCATAATGAATTCAGGAACAAGTACGAAAGAATTAGAAGATCAATATAAAGTTAATAAAGACTCTACTATCGCTATTGCACTTATTACACAACTAAGCAAAGAATCCAATTTTACAAGAGCTTACGAAATATTTGAAGAACTTGATAGTACAACTATAAAGAGCATAAATCCACATCTTACCATGAGGATATTATTTAATAGCAAACTCGTTGATAAGCAAACACAAGATCTCAATCTTATCAGTAATATGATCAATGAGCTTAGTGTCAACAATCTTCTCTCCTCAAAAGATGCACAACGATATAAAGCGATCATTATGATCCTTCAATGAGATAAAGAAGCCTTTATCAATAATCTTCCTGAATATACTGACAATGAACAATCTGATCTTGCACCATTAGTAAAAGATATTCGTCAAAAAATTAATCAAAGTACACAAGGGCATGATATTCCTAGTTACTATAGTGATGGATTGATTGCTCTATGAATGTTTCAATATGGATATCCTTTTGTAGCTCAACAACTGTCACTAGAACTTTTGGTGGAATATCCCAATTATATCTTACCTAAACAGATCTTAGCCTATAGTTATATGATACTCCACGATTGGAGCAAAGCACAATCATATTTTCTTCAACTCATAGAGACAGATCCTAAGAACGTGAGTACCTACCAATTTTTTGCATGAGTATGTTCTTATCGACTAGGAAAATATACTGATGCTGTACTCTATCTCAATCAAATTACCCAAGACAAGTTAGTCAGCGATGCCGTCAGATATAAAATTCTTTCCTATATCGCTATCAAAGATTGGCTTAATGTAGCTAAACAAATGAAAGCATTACTATGATATACTGATATCAATAATTCAGATATGATGTTGACTTGGGAAACTATAGTTTTCGAGCCATTTATGTCAGATCAACCGTATGAGATTCTGCTCCAAGATACAACACTATTAAGTCTCTACATCGAAAGATGTCAAAACCAATGACTTGATCAAACTATCTGTAATATATGACAAATAGCAAAAGACATAAGTTCAAATACAGCGAATTATTCAGACACTTACCTTAAAGGTATTATTAGTGAATTTCCAAGGTCGTATATGTACTATATACTTGGAGACTATTATTATAAACAAGGAGATACGTCTAATGCACAAAAATCATACATATCTGCTATCTCCCTTACCAATAATCAAACTATTAGAGAAAAAATAAGTAATAGAATCAAGACACTTCTGTAA
- the hemN gene encoding Oxygen-independent coproporphyrinogen-III oxidase 1: protein MLSLYIHIPFCYHKCGYCSFNVIPLTSLNQEPAPLITSYLDALHRQIDDFATKLGDQEIKTIYFGGGTPSIIGSQEMIKLIDHIGQVWKLDYLEELSIEINPDPVDDMLELIQTISKHYKNFPRVRFSIGIQSFDNEVLEESGRQYNFQACVDFLRKLTKVRMDHNIFNFDFIAFGKFNTTRKGDIQLRDPAKLDFFQNFVESEFADSFSLYTLELFEGSAWFNQQIANHNYEKAGFGLKKYGTDDDVYAEFELLKNIILDAGYQRYEISNYSRSGANSIHNRVYRAMDERLGLGTGATSHLKQENLARIIPDLLLTTQHGALHSGHISIVPDLKRFTAGTRIDEKKTELLSETDFLKEKFLMGMRTMDGVIIDEQARKEIYQAYLLQSSQTEILQTFTEHHLAPMTTLLVDNREEKIELYEEQGLCECNGVSLKLTDTGMDVYNSIITELME, encoded by the coding sequence ATGCTTTCTCTCTATATCCATATCCCGTTCTGTTATCACAAATGCTGATATTGTAGTTTCAATGTCATACCTTTGACGAGTCTTAACCAAGAACCTGCGCCGCTCATAACCAGCTATCTGGACGCACTTCATCGTCAGATCGATGATTTTGCAACCAAGCTATGAGACCAAGAGATCAAAACGATCTATTTCTGAGGTGGAACACCGAGTATCATCGGTAGTCAGGAAATGATAAAACTTATCGACCATATCGGACAAGTATGGAAGTTGGACTACCTCGAAGAACTCAGTATCGAAATCAATCCTGATCCTGTCGATGATATGTTAGAGCTTATCCAAACTATTTCGAAGCACTACAAGAATTTCCCTAGAGTTAGGTTTAGTATTGGTATCCAATCCTTTGACAATGAAGTATTGGAAGAGTCAGGGAGACAGTATAATTTCCAAGCATGTGTCGATTTTTTGCGTAAGCTTACGAAAGTAAGGATGGATCACAATATTTTCAATTTCGATTTTATCGCTTTTGGTAAATTTAACACGACACGCAAGGGTGATATTCAACTTCGAGATCCGGCAAAACTTGATTTTTTTCAGAATTTTGTAGAAAGTGAATTTGCTGATAGTTTTTCACTCTATACCTTAGAATTGTTTGAATGATCAGCATGGTTTAACCAACAGATTGCGAATCATAATTATGAAAAAGCAGGATTCTGACTGAAGAAATACGGAACCGATGACGATGTGTACGCTGAGTTTGAACTGCTCAAAAACATCATCCTCGATGCTGGATATCAGAGATATGAGATTTCCAATTACTCGAGATCAGGAGCCAACAGTATCCACAATCGTGTCTATCGAGCTATGGATGAACGACTTGGACTAGGTACTGGTGCGACAAGCCATTTGAAGCAAGAGAATTTAGCAAGAATTATTCCTGACTTACTACTTACTACTCAACACTGAGCACTTCACTCCTGACATATCTCTATCGTTCCTGATCTCAAAAGATTCACTGCCTGAACACGGATCGATGAGAAAAAAACCGAACTCCTGTCAGAAACAGATTTTTTGAAAGAAAAATTTCTCATGGGAATGAGAACCATGGATGGAGTCATCATCGATGAGCAAGCGAGAAAAGAAATTTACCAAGCCTATCTTCTCCAATCATCACAAACTGAGATATTACAAACCTTTACAGAACACCATCTTGCTCCTATGACGACACTTTTGGTTGATAACCGAGAAGAAAAAATAGAATTGTATGAAGAACAAGGATTATGTGAGTGTAATGGAGTTTCTCTGAAACTCACTGACACAGGAATGGATGTCTACAATAGTATTATCACGGAGTTGATGGAATAA
- the pyrH gene encoding Uridylate kinase — translation MKRILLKLSGEAIKAQSATNYDPDFMDMLAQKIIGLTQQGLQVGIVVGGGNLYRGVQGTNIGITRATGDSMGMVGTIMNGLAIADFINQRGGRTRVLSAIEIPRVCDFFSRSAALHHFREGRVVICVAGTGNPYFSTDSGAVQRALEMECDMVIKATKVNGIYDSDPATNPGAKKYPHISHQKVIEDNLRIMDLTAVAMAKDNNMPMFVCKMEDIDRLADEDLSFGTVVKS, via the coding sequence ATGAAAAGAATCCTGCTCAAACTCTCTGGTGAAGCGATCAAGGCGCAATCTGCTACAAATTATGATCCTGATTTTATGGATATGCTTGCTCAAAAAATTATCGGTTTGACACAGCAGTGATTGCAAGTAGGTATTGTGGTCGGATGATGAAATCTCTACCGTGGAGTGCAGGGGACGAATATTGGGATTACTCGTGCGACTGGAGATAGTATGGGTATGGTCGGTACTATTATGAATGGTCTGGCTATTGCTGATTTTATCAATCAGAGATGAGGAAGGACAAGAGTACTGTCTGCTATTGAGATTCCGAGAGTATGTGATTTTTTTTCTCGTAGTGCAGCTCTTCACCATTTTAGGGAATGAAGAGTAGTTATCTGTGTAGCTGGTACTGGTAATCCATATTTTTCGACTGATAGTGGAGCAGTGCAGAGAGCACTCGAGATGGAGTGTGATATGGTGATCAAAGCGACGAAAGTAAATGGCATCTATGATAGTGATCCTGCTACTAATCCTGGAGCTAAAAAATATCCTCATATCTCTCACCAGAAAGTCATCGAGGACAATCTCCGTATTATGGATCTGACTGCCGTTGCTATGGCAAAGGATAACAATATGCCTATGTTTGTCTGTAAGATGGAAGATATTGATCGTCTGGCTGATGAAGATTTAAGTTTTGGGACGGTGGTGAAAAGTTAG